A single region of the Ornithorhynchus anatinus isolate Pmale09 chromosome 6, mOrnAna1.pri.v4, whole genome shotgun sequence genome encodes:
- the LOC100086080 gene encoding ras-related GTP-binding protein A: MPSTAMKKKVLLMGKSGSGKTSMRSIIFANYIARDTRRLGATIDVEHSHVRFLGNLVLNLWDCGGQDTFMENYFTSQRDNIFRNVEVLIYVFDVESRELEKDMHYYQSCLEAILQNSSDAKIFCLVHKMDLVQEDQRDLIFKEREEDLRRLSRPLDCTCFRTSIWDETLYKAWSSIVYQLIPNVQQLEMNLRNFAQIIEADEVLLFERATFLVISHYQCKEQRDIHRFEKISNIIKQFKLSCSKLAASFQSMEVRNSNFAAFIDIFTSNTYVMVVMSDPSIPSAATLINIRNARKHFEKLERVDGPKHSLLMR; encoded by the exons ATGCCGAGCACAGCcatgaagaaaaag GTGCTCCTGATGGGTAAAAGCGGGTCTGGTAAGACCAGCATGCGATCGATCATCTTCGCAAATTACATCGCTAGAGACACCAGACGCCTCGGGGCCACAA TTGATGTGGAGCACTCCCATGTCCGATTTCTGGGAAACCTAGTGTTGAATCTGTGGGACTGTGGTGG GCAGGACACCTTCATGGAAAACTACTTCACCAGCCAGAGGGACAACATCTTCCGCAACGTGGAAGTCCTCATTTACGTGTTCGACGTTGAAAGCCGGGAACTGGAGAAGGACATGCACTATTACCAGTCGTGCTTGGAGGCCATTCTTCAGAACTCTTCCGATGCCAAGATCTTCTGCCTGGTGCATAAGATGGACCTGGTGCAGGAAGATCAACGTGATCTG ATTTTTAAAGAGCGAGAAGAGGACCTTCGGCGACTGTCCCGCCCACTGGATTGTACTTGTTTTCGAACGTCTATCTGGGATGAAACCCTCTACAAG GCTTGGTCTAGTATTGTGTATCAGCTCATCCCCAATGTCCAACAGCTGGAGATGAACCTGAGGAATTTTGCGCAAATTATCGAGGCAGACGAAGTGCTTCTTTTTGAGAGAGCTACTTTTCTG GTCATTTCCCATTATCAGTGCAAAGAGCAACGGGATATCCACAGGTTTGAGAAAATCAGCAACATCATTAAACAGTTCAAGTTGAGCTGCAG TAAACTGGCTGCCTCTTTCCAGAGCATGGAAGTCAGGAACTCTAATTTTGCTGCTTTCATTGACATCTTTACGTCGAACACATACGTGATGGTTGTCATGTCAGACCCTTCTATAC CCTCGGCAGCCACCCTGATCAACATCCGCAATGCCAGGAAACACTTCGAGAAGTTGGAAAGGGTGGACGGACCTAAGCACAGTCTTCTCATGCGCTGA